Proteins found in one Candidatus Margulisiibacteriota bacterium genomic segment:
- a CDS encoding cupin domain-containing protein, whose protein sequence is MLTAEQVITELKLIPHPDEGGFYKETYRSTEIIDKEALPIRYMSERAYSTCIYYLLTPTTFSHIHRLQSAEIFHFYLGDPCEMIQLYPDGKGKLITLGQDVLNEQQVQVVVDKHTWQGMKLKKGGEFALLGTTVAPSFEFQDYEHGKRASLLEKYPDFEEQIISLTKE, encoded by the coding sequence ATGCTAACAGCCGAACAAGTAATTACTGAACTAAAACTCATCCCACATCCTGATGAAGGTGGATTCTATAAAGAAACATACAGATCAACTGAAATAATTGATAAAGAAGCACTCCCCATCAGATACATGAGCGAAAGAGCATATTCTACTTGCATTTATTATCTACTAACACCAACAACCTTCTCCCATATTCACAGATTACAATCAGCTGAAATATTCCACTTTTATCTGGGAGACCCCTGTGAAATGATTCAGCTATACCCAGACGGAAAGGGAAAACTGATAACGCTTGGACAAGATGTTTTAAATGAACAACAAGTTCAAGTTGTTGTAGATAAACATACTTGGCAAGGAATGAAGCTTAAAAAAGGCGGGGAATTTGCCCTACTTGGAACAACGGTTGCTCCATCTTTTGAGTTTCAGGATTACGAACATGGGAAACGAGCATCTCTGTTAGAAAAATATCCAGACTTTGAAGAACAAATCATTAGTCTAACAAAAGAATAA
- a CDS encoding HipA domain-containing protein produces the protein MVSYSHKGIIGNCDAPAKNFSILHNELSFSLAPFYDLVSTDVYKDIDKKMAIKIGNTWDIRAIQKNNFYYMAEKNEIKAKICEAILTGIQQRHAKIT, from the coding sequence ATGGTATCCTATTCCCATAAGGGAATAATTGGGAACTGTGATGCTCCTGCAAAAAACTTTTCAATATTACATAATGAGCTCAGTTTTTCTTTGGCTCCTTTTTATGACTTAGTTTCAACAGATGTTTATAAGGATATAGACAAAAAAATGGCAATAAAAATTGGAAACACCTGGGACATAAGAGCCATTCAAAAAAATAATTTTTATTACATGGCAGAAAAAAATGAAATTAAAGCAAAAATTTGTGAAGCAATACTCACTGGCATTCAACAAAGGCATGCAAAAATTACATAA